A genome region from Flavobacterium sp. CFS9 includes the following:
- a CDS encoding ATP-binding protein, producing the protein MNLKNKLAVNSTLLFAFIVGLLMTGSFLLFRSHMKDLYYDNLEDHALTAALFYFKKDEIKEFTNERYHQIEVQYHRINNESIRVYDAKTKKIYLKDSINIEISNHELNNIAKNKIESFTINGRQFVGLFYKDNQGDFIIVVSGVNHTGNRQLEILGFMFLLFYLAGIPLNYILGTFLARQTFRPFKEVIAKVNTITTENLHSRLEVQQAQEKDEIKELITTFNYLLERLETGVMTQKNFLKNASHELKTPLTIIIGDIDVSLQQPRTNEQYVEILKSLKKDTLHLKSTLDGLLVLSGLQLSEPQQMETVRIDEILWNVLEKKAIEYPESKVSVDLNALADRENLLSVHANKHMLFIALYNILDNAIKFSSPKPVTVLTFSEQNKLLIQITDQGSGISEQDKESIFDLFFRSDHTRHIQGQGLGLFITMQILKLHHINVKVDSEVGKGTSVTLLFP; encoded by the coding sequence ATGAATCTTAAGAATAAGTTAGCGGTAAATTCGACCCTGCTTTTTGCCTTTATCGTCGGATTGCTCATGACCGGATCGTTTCTGCTTTTCAGAAGTCATATGAAAGATCTATATTATGATAATCTAGAAGATCATGCGTTGACTGCTGCCCTATTTTATTTTAAGAAGGATGAAATAAAAGAATTTACCAACGAACGTTACCATCAGATTGAAGTTCAGTACCACCGAATCAACAATGAATCGATTAGGGTTTACGATGCCAAAACCAAAAAAATATACTTAAAAGACTCCATTAACATTGAGATTAGTAATCATGAACTGAATAACATCGCCAAAAACAAAATAGAATCGTTTACCATAAACGGCAGACAGTTTGTAGGTTTATTTTACAAAGACAATCAGGGCGATTTTATAATTGTAGTCTCGGGCGTCAATCACACCGGAAACCGACAGCTTGAGATCCTGGGTTTTATGTTTCTTCTTTTCTATCTCGCGGGTATTCCTCTAAATTATATTTTAGGGACATTTCTGGCCAGACAAACCTTTCGCCCTTTTAAAGAAGTCATTGCAAAAGTAAATACCATCACCACCGAAAACCTGCATTCGAGATTAGAAGTACAGCAAGCTCAGGAAAAAGATGAAATTAAAGAACTTATAACCACTTTCAATTATCTTTTGGAAAGACTTGAAACCGGTGTGATGACGCAAAAAAATTTCCTGAAAAATGCCTCACACGAACTCAAAACTCCCTTGACCATTATCATCGGTGATATTGACGTATCCCTGCAACAGCCCAGAACCAACGAGCAATATGTAGAAATTTTAAAATCTCTTAAAAAAGACACACTGCATTTAAAATCAACCTTAGATGGTCTTCTGGTACTATCGGGGCTTCAGCTGTCTGAACCTCAGCAGATGGAAACCGTAAGAATTGATGAAATACTGTGGAATGTACTGGAGAAAAAAGCAATTGAATACCCTGAATCTAAAGTATCGGTAGATCTAAACGCTTTAGCCGATCGTGAAAATTTACTTTCAGTTCATGCCAATAAACACATGCTTTTTATAGCCCTTTACAATATTTTAGACAATGCGATTAAGTTTTCATCCCCAAAGCCGGTAACTGTTTTAACTTTCAGTGAGCAAAATAAACTTCTTATACAAATTACAGATCAGGGTTCCGGAATTTCAGAACAGGACAAAGAATCGATTTTTGATCTTTTTTTCAGAAGCGATCACACTCGTCACATCCAGGGCCAAGGTTTAGGTCTCTTCATTACCATGCAAATACTCAAACTACATCATATTAATGTTAAAGTAGATTCTGAAGTTGGAAAAGGTACTTCCGTAACCTTACTATTTCCTTAG
- a CDS encoding T9SS type A sorting domain-containing protein, translated as MKKLYLLLILLFFTLQQLTAQTVETFEAQTINLSNFTSNGKIFNLTNTYIAFQVVSSPGYGYNGSNNYIQVADGTASQSLGQTGYITAATGSFKMNSLWIYLTGDSTQSPNVTSNGAPGSVTLTGKLGGVTQFTIVKNTAGTNIGYTLPGNGFIPVNFATDGAANYTNINIDQLEVQLSGNYDYFAIDNFTWVDGVSLPTVTTTTATNVGSTKATIGGNVTANGGDASVERGIVWATTANPTIANNKFQIGTGTGIFSNTVTGLTPGSTIYYRAYAKNTAGTAYGAESTFVTAAALSTSSTSKTDVACNGGTTGAASVTVIGGVTPYTYSWSPSGGTGSSATGLSANAYTVTITDAELTQITRNFSITQPTALNGLPTTTAVSCFGGSNGTATVTPTGGAPGYTYLWSTGATTQTITGRIAGTYSVTITDANGCPKTINNIVIGQPAAALDGTATTTAASCFAGSNGTATVTPSGGTPGYTYSWSPSGGTAATATGLAAGTYSVTITDANACSKTVSGIIVGQPSSALDGTTTTTAASCFGGSNGTATVTPSGGTPGYTYSWSPTGGTAATATGLAAGNYSVTITDANGCTKTITGIAVGQPAAALNGTPSTTAVSCFGGANGTATITPSGGTAGYTYSWSPSGGTAATATGLTAGNYNVTITDANGCTKTITGIAVGQPAAALDGTPSTTAVSCFGGSNGTATITASGGTAGYTYLWSTGATTATITGRIAGTYSVTITDANGCPKTINNIVIGQPAAALDGTATTTPASCFTGSNGTATVTPSGGTPGYTYSWSPSGGTAATATGLAAGTYSVTITDANACSKTVSGIVVGQPSSALDGTTTTTAASCFGGSNGTATVTPNGGTPGYTYSWSPTGGTAATATGLAAGNYSVTITDANGCSKTITGIAVGQPAAALDGTPNATAVSCFGGSNGTATITASGGTAGYTYLWSNGATTASITGLIAGTYSVTITDANACTKIINNIAVGQPAAALDGTIATTAVSCVGGANGTATVTPSGGTAGYTYAWSNGSTTQTINGLIAGTYSVTITDANACTKTINNIVVGQPAAALDGTATTTAVSCFGGANGTATVTPTGGTAGYTYSWAPTGGTAATATGLAAGTYSVTITDANACQKTITGIVVGQPAAALDGTATTTAVSCFGGVNGTATVTATGGTAGYTYSWAPTGGTAATATGLPAGTYSVTITDANACTKIINNIVIGQPTALNGTATTTAVSCFGQADGTATVTPTGGTAGYTYLWSNGATTQTITGLVAGNYNVVITDANSCTKTINNVTVFQPTAITVVPSQTNVSCNGGQNGQASATVSGGGGSYTYSWSPSGGTAATATGLAAGTYTLTITDGNGCTKTQVYNILEPAAIATTITGTNVSCNGGSNGTATVTATGGTGGYTYVWSPTGGNSATASGLPSGNYSVVVTDANGCTKTANIVINEPALLNAAVATQTNISCNGASDGAITTTITGGTTAYTYLWSNGATTKDISGLTAGTYTLTVTDANGCTASLAVTLTTTPDVTPPVPNVATLPVITSACAVLSAQIPVPTATDNCSGTITATTTNPLTYNTPGTYTITWTYTDAAGNTSTQTQTIKVLPSSIQAVTFSNATVTYNKNPQALQVANLPAGATVAYTITPGGSGNSATNAGTYTVTAVVSPSASEPNCSPITLTAQLTIQKAAQQITFAALGVKTLGTVNTFTLGATASSGLAVNYSFTYKTALPAATVAPLTGVVTMLRPGEVTIVAAQAGDANYLPAPDVTQLLVIKNNDITVTQITVGTKVYPNPAKTINYLMACGENNVNVALTNTTNATFNPAANFTINTPKPGIYTQNVTITSEDGSANATYAITVEKPFGFYDIVHQKFNNVLIVNNNPQTNGGYEFVSYQWFKNGQVIGTNQYFSAGESQSNTLDLTADYSVKMTTKDGKVLQTCPSKIKTQKSLEVKLYPNPVETGKMLTVDADLPEGDLENMQISLYSVTGKLLTTMKSSTAQTQVQLPPSTESNMVLVVIESGNIKKSFKVIVK; from the coding sequence ATGAAAAAACTCTACCTATTACTCATTCTACTGTTTTTTACGCTGCAGCAGTTAACTGCCCAAACCGTAGAAACGTTTGAAGCTCAGACAATAAATCTGTCCAATTTTACCAGTAATGGCAAAATATTTAACTTAACCAATACTTATATCGCTTTTCAGGTGGTTAGTTCTCCCGGCTATGGCTATAATGGTTCAAACAATTACATACAAGTTGCGGATGGTACTGCATCACAAAGCTTGGGGCAAACCGGATACATAACCGCTGCTACAGGAAGTTTTAAGATGAATAGTTTATGGATTTACCTGACAGGTGATTCTACTCAGAGTCCTAATGTTACTTCTAATGGCGCACCTGGTTCTGTTACCTTAACGGGAAAACTTGGCGGTGTGACTCAATTCACTATTGTAAAAAACACTGCGGGAACCAATATAGGTTATACCTTGCCCGGAAATGGTTTTATCCCCGTTAATTTTGCTACCGACGGAGCGGCTAATTACACCAATATCAACATTGACCAGCTTGAAGTTCAATTAAGCGGTAATTATGATTATTTTGCCATTGACAACTTTACCTGGGTTGACGGGGTAAGTTTACCAACAGTTACTACAACTACAGCTACCAATGTTGGTTCTACGAAAGCAACAATTGGAGGAAATGTAACTGCAAATGGCGGAGATGCCAGCGTAGAAAGAGGAATAGTTTGGGCGACCACTGCAAACCCTACTATCGCAAACAATAAATTTCAAATTGGAACCGGAACGGGAATTTTTAGCAATACCGTAACAGGGCTTACTCCCGGTTCGACAATTTATTACAGGGCTTATGCAAAGAATACTGCCGGGACAGCTTATGGTGCCGAATCAACATTTGTCACAGCGGCTGCTTTAAGCACTTCTTCTACCTCAAAAACAGACGTGGCTTGTAACGGAGGAACTACCGGAGCTGCCAGTGTTACCGTAATTGGCGGAGTTACTCCCTATACCTACTCATGGTCTCCTTCAGGAGGTACAGGATCATCGGCAACAGGACTGTCTGCAAATGCATACACCGTTACCATTACCGACGCTGAATTGACACAAATTACCAGAAACTTTTCGATCACGCAGCCAACGGCACTAAATGGGCTGCCTACAACAACGGCTGTTTCCTGTTTTGGAGGATCTAACGGTACCGCAACAGTAACTCCGACTGGAGGTGCACCAGGATACACCTACTTATGGTCTACCGGAGCTACAACACAAACTATAACAGGCCGTATAGCCGGAACATATAGCGTTACTATTACAGATGCCAATGGATGTCCTAAAACTATAAACAATATTGTTATAGGTCAGCCTGCTGCGGCTCTTGACGGAACTGCTACTACCACAGCCGCTTCTTGTTTTGCAGGATCTAACGGTACAGCAACAGTAACTCCATCAGGAGGTACTCCTGGATATACCTACTCATGGTCACCATCGGGAGGTACAGCTGCAACGGCTACCGGACTTGCTGCCGGAACTTATAGTGTTACGATTACAGATGCTAACGCATGTTCAAAAACGGTATCGGGTATTATTGTTGGACAGCCATCATCAGCTCTTGACGGAACTACCACTACAACTGCTGCTTCTTGTTTCGGAGGATCTAACGGTACAGCAACAGTAACTCCATCAGGAGGTACTCCTGGATATACCTATTCATGGTCGCCAACAGGAGGTACCGCAGCCACTGCAACAGGACTTGCCGCAGGAAACTATAGTGTTACCATTACTGATGCTAATGGATGTACTAAAACGATAACGGGTATTGCCGTAGGTCAGCCAGCTGCTGCTCTTAACGGAACTCCTAGTACAACGGCTGTTTCCTGTTTTGGAGGAGCTAACGGTACGGCTACTATAACACCATCAGGCGGTACTGCAGGATATACTTATTCATGGTCTCCATCAGGAGGTACTGCAGCCACTGCAACAGGACTTACCGCAGGAAACTATAATGTTACCATTACAGATGCGAATGGATGTACTAAAACGATAACAGGTATTGCCGTAGGTCAGCCAGCTGCTGCTCTCGATGGAACTCCTAGTACAACAGCTGTTTCTTGTTTTGGAGGATCTAACGGTACAGCTACTATAACAGCATCAGGAGGTACTGCAGGATACACCTACTTATGGTCTACCGGAGCTACAACTGCTACTATAACTGGCCGTATAGCCGGAACATACAGTGTTACTATTACAGATGCCAATGGATGCCCTAAAACTATAAACAATATTGTTATAGGTCAGCCTGCTGCGGCTCTTGACGGAACTGCTACTACCACACCCGCTTCTTGTTTTACAGGATCTAACGGTACAGCAACAGTAACTCCAAGCGGAGGTACACCTGGATATACCTATTCATGGTCGCCATCAGGAGGTACAGCAGCAACGGCTACCGGACTTGCTGCCGGAACTTATAGTGTTACTATTACAGATGCTAACGCATGTTCAAAAACGGTATCGGGTATTGTTGTTGGACAGCCATCATCGGCTCTTGACGGAACTACCACCACAACCGCTGCTTCTTGTTTCGGAGGATCTAACGGTACAGCAACAGTAACTCCAAACGGGGGTACACCTGGATATACCTATTCATGGTCGCCAACAGGAGGTACCGCAGCCACTGCAACAGGACTTGCTGCGGGGAACTATAGTGTTACCATTACAGATGCTAATGGATGTAGCAAAACGATAACAGGTATTGCCGTAGGTCAGCCAGCCGCTGCTCTTGACGGAACCCCAAATGCAACAGCTGTTTCTTGTTTTGGAGGATCTAACGGTACGGCTACTATAACAGCATCAGGCGGTACTGCGGGATATACTTATTTATGGTCTAATGGAGCTACAACAGCTTCTATTACCGGACTTATCGCAGGAACCTATAGTGTTACTATTACAGACGCCAACGCCTGTACAAAAATAATCAACAATATTGCGGTAGGCCAGCCTGCAGCTGCTCTGGACGGAACGATAGCTACAACAGCTGTTTCTTGTGTCGGAGGAGCCAACGGTACTGCAACAGTAACTCCATCAGGAGGTACTGCAGGATATACGTATGCATGGTCTAACGGATCAACAACTCAGACCATAAACGGGCTTATCGCAGGTACTTACAGTGTTACCATTACGGATGCTAATGCTTGTACTAAAACTATAAATAATATTGTTGTAGGACAGCCAGCCGCAGCTCTTGACGGTACTGCAACTACAACTGCTGTTTCTTGTTTTGGAGGAGCAAATGGTACTGCAACAGTAACCCCAACCGGAGGTACTGCAGGGTACACTTATTCATGGGCTCCAACAGGAGGTACAGCCGCAACAGCAACAGGGCTTGCTGCAGGAACTTATAGTGTGACCATTACAGATGCTAACGCTTGTCAAAAAACAATAACCGGTATTGTGGTAGGACAACCGGCTGCGGCTCTTGACGGGACTGCAACTACAACTGCTGTTTCTTGTTTCGGAGGTGTTAATGGTACTGCAACAGTAACGGCAACAGGAGGTACTGCAGGATACACTTATTCATGGGCTCCAACAGGAGGTACAGCTGCAACAGCAACGGGACTTCCAGCGGGAACTTATAGTGTTACCATCACAGATGCTAACGCTTGTACAAAAATCATAAATAATATTGTTATTGGACAGCCAACTGCTCTTAACGGAACTGCTACTACCACAGCTGTTTCTTGTTTTGGACAAGCTGACGGTACTGCAACTGTTACTCCAACCGGAGGTACAGCTGGTTATACCTACTTATGGTCTAATGGAGCAACTACACAAACCATAACTGGTCTTGTTGCCGGAAACTATAATGTTGTCATTACCGATGCTAACTCGTGTACAAAAACAATAAATAATGTTACAGTATTTCAACCAACTGCCATAACAGTTGTCCCTTCACAAACCAATGTGAGTTGTAACGGAGGACAAAACGGACAGGCCTCAGCGACCGTAAGTGGTGGAGGCGGAAGCTATACCTATTCATGGTCTCCATCGGGAGGTACGGCAGCAACAGCAACCGGACTTGCCGCAGGAACTTATACCCTAACCATCACAGATGGCAACGGCTGTACTAAAACACAAGTCTATAACATCTTAGAGCCAGCTGCAATCGCAACTACAATTACAGGGACAAATGTTAGCTGTAATGGAGGAAGCAATGGTACAGCTACTGTTACTGCAACAGGAGGAACAGGCGGTTATACTTATGTTTGGTCTCCAACCGGAGGAAACTCAGCAACAGCAAGTGGTTTACCTTCCGGAAATTATTCAGTAGTAGTTACTGATGCAAATGGATGTACGAAAACTGCTAATATTGTTATCAACGAACCGGCTCTATTAAACGCCGCAGTTGCAACCCAAACAAACATTTCCTGCAATGGAGCAAGCGATGGAGCGATTACTACTACTATAACAGGTGGTACAACTGCATACACCTATTTATGGTCGAATGGAGCTACAACTAAAGACATCAGCGGATTAACAGCAGGAACATATACCCTAACAGTTACAGATGCTAATGGCTGTACTGCATCACTAGCAGTAACTTTAACCACTACTCCTGATGTAACACCACCAGTACCAAACGTGGCTACACTTCCTGTAATTACAAGTGCTTGTGCTGTTTTATCGGCTCAGATTCCAGTTCCAACTGCAACTGATAACTGCAGCGGTACCATTACGGCAACAACAACAAATCCGTTAACTTATAACACACCAGGAACTTATACAATAACCTGGACTTATACGGATGCTGCCGGAAATACAAGTACACAAACGCAGACTATAAAAGTTCTTCCTTCATCTATTCAGGCTGTAACTTTTAGCAATGCTACGGTAACATACAACAAAAACCCACAAGCATTACAAGTTGCGAATTTACCAGCAGGAGCCACTGTTGCTTATACAATAACCCCTGGAGGCTCAGGAAATTCAGCTACAAATGCGGGTACGTATACGGTAACTGCAGTAGTAAGTCCTTCGGCAAGCGAGCCTAATTGTTCTCCAATTACGCTTACTGCACAGCTTACTATTCAAAAAGCAGCGCAACAAATTACTTTTGCAGCTTTAGGAGTAAAAACTCTTGGGACTGTAAATACTTTCACACTAGGCGCTACTGCCAGTTCAGGTTTAGCAGTGAACTATTCTTTCACCTACAAAACAGCTTTACCTGCTGCTACTGTTGCACCTTTAACCGGGGTAGTTACTATGTTAAGACCGGGAGAAGTAACAATTGTAGCCGCTCAGGCCGGTGATGCGAATTATTTACCTGCTCCAGATGTTACACAGCTTTTGGTGATCAAAAACAACGACATCACCGTTACTCAAATTACTGTTGGTACTAAAGTTTATCCAAATCCGGCTAAAACTATTAATTACCTGATGGCATGTGGTGAGAACAATGTAAATGTAGCATTGACTAATACAACCAATGCAACCTTTAATCCAGCGGCTAATTTTACAATCAATACCCCTAAACCTGGAATTTATACGCAAAACGTAACAATTACTTCTGAAGACGGAAGCGCCAACGCTACTTATGCTATAACGGTAGAAAAACCATTTGGATTCTATGATATTGTACACCAAAAATTCAATAATGTACTTATCGTAAACAACAACCCTCAGACTAATGGAGGTTACGAATTTGTTTCTTACCAATGGTTTAAAAATGGACAAGTAATTGGAACTAATCAATACTTTTCAGCAGGTGAATCTCAATCCAATACATTGGATTTAACAGCCGACTATAGTGTAAAAATGACGACCAAAGATGGTAAAGTATTACAAACGTGTCCTTCTAAAATTAAGACACAGAAATCACTTGAAGTTAAATTGTATCCAAACCCGGTTGAAACAGGAAAAATGCTTACTGTAGACGCTGATTTACCAGAGGGTGATTTAGAAAACATGCAAATAAGTCTTTACTCTGTTACAGGTAAATTACTTACTACAATGAAGTCATCTACTGCTCAAACACAGGTACAATTACCTCCAAGTACTGAAAGTAATATGGTTCTTGTAGTTATTGAGTCAGGCAATATCAAAAAGTCATTCAAAGTAATTGTAAAATAA
- a CDS encoding phage tail protein has product MEEYIGIVKLFAGNFAPRGWAFCNGQIMSIAQNTALFAILGTTYGGNGQTTFALPNLQGTTAIGAGTGGGGTYVLGQSAGTPNVSILTSNLPAHVHAGPGKISVTATNASDSTPVAGASIAIPGALVSRVFTPTLGFATATPSVDLLSNVTTGPTGSNIPISIMQPYLALSYIICLEGIFPSRN; this is encoded by the coding sequence ATGGAAGAATACATTGGAATTGTAAAGCTTTTTGCAGGAAATTTTGCGCCTAGAGGCTGGGCCTTCTGCAACGGACAAATCATGTCAATTGCACAAAATACTGCATTGTTCGCAATCCTTGGGACCACTTATGGTGGTAATGGTCAAACGACTTTTGCATTGCCAAATCTTCAGGGCACAACAGCAATCGGAGCCGGAACCGGAGGTGGAGGAACTTATGTTTTAGGACAAAGTGCCGGTACACCAAACGTTTCTATTTTAACAAGCAACCTTCCTGCTCACGTTCACGCAGGACCAGGTAAAATTTCAGTTACTGCTACAAATGCATCAGACTCTACACCGGTAGCCGGAGCATCAATAGCCATACCTGGAGCTCTTGTATCCAGAGTGTTCACACCAACACTAGGTTTCGCAACAGCGACTCCAAGTGTCGATTTATTAAGCAATGTAACCACTGGACCAACTGGTAGTAACATTCCGATATCGATCATGCAGCCTTATTTAGCATTGTCTTATATCATTTGTTTAGAAGGAATTTTCCCTTCCAGAAATTAA
- a CDS encoding bestrophin family protein, with translation MIIKKKNTWFKMLFEWRGSVLPQLLPRLLLLLLFSFAVVYFKPWLIQYNLHINPAIFTLFGIALAIFLGFRNSVSYDRFWEGRKLWGALLNDTRSLARQSITLVPDKEDEVQRGKFTNLLIAFVYSLKHQLRETNSDADMNRLLPKEFAKQLKETRYKPILILRELGLWVKGAKSENKIDSVTQLAFEENLNKLSDIVGGCERIAGTPIPYTYSVLLHRTVYIYCFLLSFGFVETMGWITPFIIVFIAYTFVALEAIADELENPFGLQPNDLALDAMSEMIENTLLELNDKKISPVTQHKNYFIT, from the coding sequence ATGATTATAAAGAAAAAGAATACCTGGTTTAAAATGCTCTTTGAATGGCGAGGTTCCGTTTTGCCACAGCTGCTTCCGAGACTTTTATTATTACTGTTGTTTTCATTTGCCGTCGTTTATTTTAAACCCTGGCTCATTCAATATAATCTGCACATCAATCCCGCTATTTTTACATTGTTTGGAATTGCGCTGGCCATTTTCCTTGGTTTTAGAAACAGTGTGAGTTACGATCGTTTTTGGGAAGGGCGAAAACTTTGGGGAGCATTACTCAATGACACCCGATCACTTGCCCGACAAAGCATCACTCTTGTCCCTGATAAAGAAGACGAAGTCCAACGTGGAAAATTCACTAATTTGCTTATTGCATTTGTATACAGTCTCAAACATCAGCTTCGGGAAACCAACTCTGATGCCGATATGAATCGATTATTACCCAAAGAGTTTGCCAAACAACTAAAAGAAACCCGCTATAAACCAATCCTCATCTTAAGAGAATTAGGACTTTGGGTAAAAGGCGCTAAATCAGAAAACAAAATAGACAGCGTCACACAACTGGCTTTTGAAGAAAATCTAAATAAATTGTCCGATATTGTGGGAGGATGCGAACGAATTGCCGGTACACCTATCCCCTACACCTACAGTGTGTTATTACACAGAACCGTTTATATTTATTGCTTTTTATTGTCCTTTGGTTTTGTCGAAACTATGGGCTGGATTACACCTTTTATCATTGTTTTTATTGCCTATACTTTTGTGGCGTTGGAAGCCATTGCGGATGAACTCGAAAATCCGTTTGGTTTGCAGCCTAACGATCTTGCTCTCGACGCAATGTCTGAAATGATCGAAAACACCTTATTAGAATTAAACGATAAAAAAATAAGTCCGGTAACACAACATAAGAATTACTTTATTACCTAA
- a CDS encoding response regulator transcription factor: MNRVLLVEDDPRVASFITRGLEEHLYEVKTITKGFEAIKEVMENEYNIIILDIMLPDITGFEVCEVLRSRKIIVPILILSALDTPQEKVKGLQSGADDYLAKPFLFEELLARINAQLRRAEFSTGILDFHSYAGIEINMKEQSATRDGKELNLSSRELKLLIFFMKNRETALSRVAIAQAVWNIDFDSTSNTVDVYINYLRNKIDKNFPTPLIHTIKGTGYMLKLKN, encoded by the coding sequence ATGAACAGAGTGTTATTAGTTGAAGACGATCCGAGAGTGGCATCATTTATCACAAGAGGATTAGAAGAACATTTGTATGAAGTTAAAACCATTACCAAAGGTTTTGAAGCCATCAAAGAGGTCATGGAAAACGAGTACAATATCATCATTCTTGATATCATGCTTCCGGACATTACCGGCTTTGAAGTTTGCGAAGTTTTACGAAGCAGAAAAATTATAGTGCCCATACTTATTTTAAGTGCGCTTGATACTCCTCAGGAAAAAGTAAAAGGTTTACAATCCGGAGCCGACGATTATCTCGCCAAACCCTTTTTATTTGAAGAACTTTTGGCCCGAATTAATGCACAGCTCCGTCGTGCCGAATTCAGTACCGGAATTCTGGATTTTCACTCCTATGCCGGAATCGAAATCAATATGAAAGAACAAAGTGCTACAAGAGACGGCAAAGAGCTCAACCTTTCGTCAAGAGAACTCAAACTTTTAATTTTCTTCATGAAAAATCGCGAAACAGCCTTGTCAAGAGTTGCCATCGCACAAGCGGTCTGGAACATTGATTTTGACAGTACCTCTAATACGGTTGACGTATACATTAATTATTTGAGAAATAAAATCGACAAAAACTTCCCTACTCCGCTCATACACACCATAAAAGGAACCGGATACATGCTCAAGCTGAAGAATTAA